CAGCCGCTCCGCCCCCTGCCGCGCCGCCGCCGCCGCGAACGCCCCGTACAGCCGCCGCCCCAGCCCCGTGCCGCGGGCGTCGTCGCGGGTGGCGATCAGGTGGACGTATCCCGTACGGGACGGGGTGACGAAGCCGAAGACGTAGCCGCGGATGCCGTCGCCGGCGCGGGCGACCAGGCAGGTGTCGCCGAACTCCTGCACCATCGCCAGCAGATGCAGCGCGCGCAGGTTGCGCTCGCCCCAGTAGCGGGGGTGGTCGGCGAGCACCCGGTGGAAGTCCGCCACGCCCGCCGGCCCGATGTGCGTCGCTTCAGCGGTCATACGTCTCGCTCCTCGCGGCCGCGGTCACGGCACCGTGTCCGCCAGGGCCTCGGTGATCTGGCGGGTCGTGTTGCGGGCGACGAGCGGGTTCATCGCCGCGTACGCGGTGTAGGCGCTGAGCGCCGTCGTCAGCGCCCAGCCCCGCCCTCGCGCCCACGCCGCGTCGTCCGCGCCCAGCGCCGCGCGGAACACCGCGCGCGGTCCGGCGTCCAGCAGGGTCCAGGCGATGACCAGGTCGCAGGCCGGGTCGCCGACGCCCAGGCCGCCGAAGTCGAGGACGGCACTCAACTGTCCGCCGCGGGTGAGGAGGTTGCCGTTGTGCATGTCGCCGTGGAACCAGACCGGCGGCCCGTCCCGTTCCCCCGCCTCGACGGCCGCCTCCCACACCGCCGTCAGCGCGCGGGCGTCGAACGCCCCGGCCGCGTCCACCGCCGCGATCGCCGCCCGCGTCGTACGGTCGCGGTCCCGCAGCGGCACCGCGGGGGAGAGCAGCCCGGACGACCCGCCGGAAGGCAGCGCGAGGCCCTGCAACGCGCGCAGGAACGCCGCCACGTCCGCCGCCGCCTCCACCGGATCCGCGAGTCCTCCGGGGGTCGCCGTCCGGCCGTCGAGCCAGCGGGACACCGACCAGTGCCACGGGTAGCCGAACGCCGGCTCGCCGACCTCCAGCGGCGCGGGCACGGCCAGCGGGAGG
The Streptomyces sp. CNQ-509 DNA segment above includes these coding regions:
- a CDS encoding aminoglycoside phosphotransferase family protein — its product is MPSETTAGATAAADSPAVTPDAATPDVTPAVDEALARRLLTAQFPRWAHLPLRPLHPGGSDHVIFRLGDAMSVRLPRGDWAAGQAEKELLWLPRLAPHLPLAVPAPLEVGEPAFGYPWHWSVSRWLDGRTATPGGLADPVEAAADVAAFLRALQGLALPSGGSSGLLSPAVPLRDRDRTTRAAIAAVDAAGAFDARALTAVWEAAVEAGERDGPPVWFHGDMHNGNLLTRGGQLSAVLDFGGLGVGDPACDLVIAWTLLDAGPRAVFRAALGADDAAWARGRGWALTTALSAYTAYAAMNPLVARNTTRQITEALADTVP
- a CDS encoding GNAT family N-acetyltransferase, with protein sequence MTAEATHIGPAGVADFHRVLADHPRYWGERNLRALHLLAMVQEFGDTCLVARAGDGIRGYVFGFVTPSRTGYVHLIATRDDARGTGLGRRLYGAFAAAAARQGAERLKAITSVANTGSQAFHRGLGFAARVEEDYDGAGRPMVVFGRDLPL